One window of the Archangium primigenium genome contains the following:
- a CDS encoding DPP IV N-terminal domain-containing protein, with translation MNAKVLLLCLLVSPLAALAQAPVIQISGANFRPLPLALSTPLVQGTESKATPQSVDDALLFDLRASGLFQVLDRASFLADAKEGMTAGSINFSRWANVGAESLVKYSLAREGDELRAEARVFNVGNGREDFKTSQSAPASEPSRLAHKVADAIYRHYTREPSPFLSSITYVRKSGANKDVWVADWDGRNARQMTSGGINVLPALGTDGVVGYTSYQGGKPDLYVQRGSDLKHIKTNEGQMATGIAFSPDGKRIAYALADGESAQIWVANAEGGGARQLTDTRFGINTSPAWSPDGKRLAFVSNRGGSPQVYVMGTDGSGVRRLTFQGNYNQTPSWSPRGDLIAFTARDERNAFDLFTVQVDSGKISRLTQDQANNEEPSFSPNGRLILFTSTRGGPSQLYVMTAEGNNQLPLPSPKDKAALTTPDWGR, from the coding sequence GTGAACGCGAAAGTCCTCCTGCTGTGCCTGTTGGTGTCGCCGCTCGCCGCGCTCGCCCAGGCGCCCGTCATCCAAATCTCCGGCGCCAACTTCCGGCCCCTGCCGCTGGCGCTCTCCACGCCGCTCGTGCAGGGCACGGAGTCCAAGGCCACCCCCCAGTCGGTGGACGACGCGCTGCTCTTCGACCTGCGCGCCTCGGGCCTGTTCCAGGTGCTCGACCGGGCGAGCTTCCTCGCCGATGCCAAGGAGGGCATGACGGCCGGCAGCATCAACTTCTCGCGCTGGGCCAACGTGGGCGCCGAGTCGCTGGTGAAGTACTCGCTCGCGCGTGAGGGCGACGAGCTCCGGGCCGAGGCGCGCGTGTTCAACGTGGGCAACGGCCGCGAGGACTTCAAGACGTCCCAGAGCGCGCCCGCCTCCGAGCCCTCGCGGCTGGCGCACAAGGTGGCCGACGCCATCTACCGCCACTACACCCGGGAGCCGAGCCCCTTCCTGTCCTCCATCACCTACGTGCGCAAGTCCGGCGCCAACAAGGACGTGTGGGTGGCGGACTGGGACGGCCGCAACGCCCGCCAGATGACCAGCGGTGGCATCAACGTGCTGCCCGCGCTCGGCACCGACGGCGTGGTGGGCTACACCTCCTACCAGGGCGGCAAGCCGGACCTGTACGTGCAGCGCGGCTCGGACCTCAAGCACATCAAGACGAACGAGGGGCAGATGGCCACCGGCATCGCCTTCTCGCCGGACGGCAAGCGCATCGCCTACGCCCTGGCCGACGGCGAGAGCGCGCAGATCTGGGTGGCGAACGCGGAGGGCGGGGGCGCCAGGCAGCTCACCGACACCCGCTTTGGCATCAACACGAGCCCGGCCTGGTCGCCGGACGGCAAGCGGCTCGCGTTCGTGTCCAACCGGGGCGGCTCGCCGCAGGTGTACGTCATGGGCACGGATGGCTCGGGGGTGCGTCGGCTCACCTTCCAGGGCAACTACAACCAGACGCCGAGCTGGTCGCCCCGGGGCGATCTCATCGCCTTCACCGCGCGCGACGAGCGCAACGCGTTCGACCTCTTCACCGTGCAGGTGGACAGCGGGAAGATCTCCCGCCTCACCCAGGACCAGGCCAACAACGAGGAGCCGAGCTTCTCGCCCAACGGCCGGCTCATCCTCTTCACGTCCACGCGGGGCGGCCCCTCGCAGCTCTACGTCATGACGGCCGAGGGCAACAACCAGCTGCCCCTGCCCTCGCCCAAGGACAAGGCCGCCCTCACCACGCCGGACTGGGGCCGCTAG
- a CDS encoding energy transducer TonB: MHPAARQSLLQSRPSPLGRFLTVSVVGHAAVLLAVVLYNTFFQAPALRVEPTPIRATLVRQGKPRDEKLLPRKEQPPPPPPKKVDAPPSPTPPPPEPPKVAVPVPGLKPEPAPKPTPSPGESKGENRRDRLFGAFDKFAKPTKAQEDPEGAEDGDPNGDAAKAEGERYFGLLSSQVRRHYNVADTIPESERLYLKAQVAMRLSRTGEVIEARLAKASGNTLFDSAVLSAVTKASPFSPPPTHLRDTLQKSGIVLEFSP, translated from the coding sequence ATGCACCCCGCCGCCCGACAGAGCCTGCTCCAGTCCCGGCCCTCGCCCCTGGGGCGCTTCCTCACGGTGTCCGTGGTGGGCCACGCCGCGGTGCTCCTGGCCGTGGTCCTCTACAACACCTTCTTCCAGGCGCCGGCCCTGCGCGTGGAGCCCACGCCCATCCGCGCCACGCTGGTGCGCCAGGGCAAGCCCCGCGACGAGAAGCTCCTGCCGCGCAAGGAGCAGCCGCCCCCGCCTCCCCCCAAGAAGGTGGACGCCCCGCCCTCGCCCACGCCGCCCCCGCCCGAGCCGCCCAAGGTCGCCGTGCCCGTGCCCGGCCTCAAGCCCGAGCCCGCCCCCAAGCCCACCCCGTCCCCGGGTGAGAGCAAGGGCGAGAACCGGCGCGACCGGCTCTTCGGGGCCTTCGACAAGTTCGCCAAGCCCACCAAGGCCCAGGAGGACCCGGAAGGCGCCGAGGACGGCGACCCCAACGGCGACGCCGCCAAGGCCGAGGGCGAGCGCTACTTCGGCCTGCTGTCCTCCCAGGTGCGCCGCCACTACAACGTGGCGGACACCATCCCCGAGTCCGAGCGCCTGTACCTCAAGGCCCAGGTCGCCATGCGCCTGAGCCGCACCGGCGAGGTCATCGAGGCGCGCCTGGCGAAGGCCAGCGGCAATACCCTGTTCGACTCCGCCGTTCTCTCCGCGGTGACCAAGGCCTCGCCCTTCTCCCCTCCTCCCACCCACCTGCGGGACACGCTGCAAAAGAGCGGCATCGTCCTGGAGTTCAGTCCGTGA
- the tolR gene encoding protein TolR — MGMGSNRGGSGRVTMSEINVTPMVDVMLVLLIIFMVTAPLIQQGVKVNLPEARAAAVEASDKKLVLSIDAQKRVFIGEAEVPVEELETKLASNAKAQADKELYLHADRDVPYGVVVDVMAAAQRAGITNVGMITDPTSATRAPATKGKKESRR; from the coding sequence ATGGGCATGGGCTCGAATCGAGGCGGAAGCGGCCGCGTCACCATGAGCGAGATCAACGTCACGCCCATGGTGGACGTGATGCTGGTGCTGCTCATCATCTTCATGGTGACCGCGCCCCTCATCCAGCAGGGCGTGAAGGTGAACCTGCCCGAGGCGCGCGCGGCGGCCGTGGAGGCCTCGGACAAGAAGCTGGTGCTGTCCATCGACGCGCAGAAGCGCGTGTTCATCGGTGAGGCGGAGGTGCCCGTGGAGGAGCTGGAGACGAAGCTCGCGAGCAACGCCAAGGCCCAGGCGGACAAGGAGCTCTACCTGCACGCGGACCGGGACGTGCCCTACGGCGTGGTGGTGGACGTGATGGCCGCCGCCCAGCGCGCCGGCATCACCAACGTGGGCATGATCACCGACCCCACGAGCGCCACCCGGGCGCCCGCGACCAAGGGCAAGAAGGAGTCCCGGCGCTAG
- a CDS encoding MotA/TolQ/ExbB proton channel family protein, producing MMPRFPLALGAMNYVQILRDASLLELGVLALLMVVSVASWALIALKATQLSRARSQSLAFLDSFWKASRLESIYQDAQKMDGSPLSKVFCAGYEELSKLAQTKEGAEGAMAERLGGIENVERALNRASTNQLTELEARVSFLGTVGSASPFVGLFGTVIGILNAFNAIAEQGNATLATVAAPVGNALFATAAGLFAAIPAVVAYNAFISRIKVFDTEMANFSADFLNIVKRHFFR from the coding sequence TTGATGCCCCGCTTCCCCCTGGCGCTCGGCGCCATGAACTACGTGCAGATCCTCCGGGACGCCTCGCTGCTGGAGCTGGGCGTGCTGGCGCTGCTGATGGTGGTGTCCGTGGCGTCCTGGGCGCTCATCGCGCTCAAGGCCACCCAGTTGTCGCGCGCGCGCAGCCAGTCGCTCGCGTTCCTCGACTCCTTCTGGAAGGCCTCGCGCCTGGAGAGCATCTACCAGGACGCCCAGAAGATGGACGGCTCGCCACTCTCCAAGGTGTTCTGCGCGGGCTATGAGGAGCTGAGCAAGCTCGCCCAGACGAAGGAGGGCGCCGAGGGCGCCATGGCCGAGCGGCTCGGGGGCATCGAGAACGTGGAGCGGGCGCTCAACCGCGCCTCGACCAACCAGCTCACGGAGCTGGAGGCGCGCGTGTCCTTCCTGGGCACGGTGGGCTCGGCCTCGCCCTTCGTGGGCCTGTTCGGCACGGTCATCGGCATCCTCAACGCCTTCAACGCCATCGCCGAGCAGGGCAACGCCACGCTCGCCACGGTGGCCGCCCCGGTGGGCAACGCCCTGTTCGCCACCGCCGCGGGCCTGTTCGCCGCCATCCCCGCGGTGGTCGCCTACAACGCGTTCATCAGCCGCATCAAGGTGTTCGACACGGAGATGGCCAACTTCTCCGCGGACTTCCTCAACATCGTCAAGCGGCACTTCTTCCGCTGA
- the murI gene encoding glutamate racemase, with protein MRSASHSPIGVFDSGVGGLTVLKSLLSHLPHESTLYLGDTARVPYGTKSGEVVTRYSLKNASFLMERGIKLLVVACNTASAVALPALAAALPIPVLGVIAPGAAAALRQSRGGQVGVIGTPGTIRSGAYQRELEAAAGPGGVRVKARACPLFVPLAEEGWLAGDVPRLVAREYLADFVQEGVDTLVLGCTHYPLLKDIIAEVVGPGVALVDSAEATVHVVARLLAERGLLAPAGGTPTHHAFVTDVPERFVEVGARFLGRPIASAEQVDLSF; from the coding sequence ATGCGGTCCGCGAGCCACAGTCCCATCGGCGTGTTCGACTCGGGCGTTGGAGGTCTCACCGTCCTCAAGTCGCTGCTGTCCCACCTTCCCCACGAGAGCACGCTCTACCTGGGGGACACGGCGCGGGTGCCCTACGGCACCAAGTCGGGCGAGGTGGTGACGCGCTACTCGCTCAAGAACGCGTCCTTCCTCATGGAGCGGGGCATCAAGCTCCTGGTGGTGGCGTGCAACACCGCCTCGGCGGTGGCGCTGCCGGCGCTCGCGGCGGCGCTGCCCATTCCGGTGCTGGGCGTCATCGCCCCCGGGGCGGCCGCCGCGCTGCGGCAGTCGCGGGGCGGCCAGGTGGGCGTCATCGGCACCCCGGGCACCATCCGCTCGGGGGCCTACCAGCGCGAACTGGAGGCGGCGGCGGGGCCGGGTGGGGTGCGGGTGAAGGCGCGGGCCTGTCCGCTCTTCGTGCCCCTGGCGGAGGAGGGGTGGCTCGCCGGAGACGTGCCGCGGCTGGTGGCCCGCGAGTACCTCGCCGACTTCGTCCAGGAGGGGGTGGACACCCTGGTGCTCGGCTGCACCCACTACCCGCTGCTCAAGGACATCATCGCCGAGGTCGTCGGGCCGGGGGTGGCCCTGGTGGACTCGGCGGAGGCCACCGTGCACGTGGTGGCCCGGCTCCTCGCGGAGCGGGGGCTGCTGGCGCCAGCGGGTGGGACACCTACCCACCATGCCTTCGTCACGGACGTGCCGGAGCGCTTCGTGGAGGTGGGGGCGCGCTTCCTCGGTCGCCCCATCGCCTCGGCCGAGCAGGTGGACCTGTCCTTCTAG
- the carF gene encoding plasmanylethanolamine desaturase — translation MTTELKNQVRQQDAKELARGYSPAIRAMEITSILAFTGLEAGLVWRLWGNPHVGPWLVLGAVILGYLAADFVSGVVHWMGDTWGSTRMPVLGAAFIRPFREHHVDEKAITRHDFVETNGNNCLVSLPVALLALLVPHSSTTWVFLSTFLGAMIFWVMATNQFHKWSHTDKPPALIGFLQRVHLILPPDHHRVHHTSPYDKYYCITVGWMNKPLALIGFFSGMERLITRVTGQLPRQDDIGTEAALEILHTQERTEPSGEDAPAAPSTPVRAA, via the coding sequence ATGACGACCGAACTCAAGAACCAGGTGCGCCAGCAGGACGCCAAGGAGCTGGCGCGGGGCTACTCGCCCGCCATCCGAGCCATGGAGATCACCAGCATCCTCGCCTTCACGGGCCTGGAGGCCGGTCTGGTCTGGAGGCTGTGGGGCAACCCCCATGTGGGTCCCTGGCTGGTCCTGGGGGCGGTCATCCTCGGCTACCTGGCCGCCGACTTCGTCTCCGGCGTCGTGCACTGGATGGGGGACACCTGGGGCTCCACGCGCATGCCGGTGCTCGGCGCGGCCTTCATCCGCCCCTTCCGCGAGCACCACGTGGACGAGAAGGCCATCACCCGCCACGACTTCGTGGAGACCAACGGCAACAACTGCCTGGTGTCCCTGCCCGTGGCCCTGCTGGCGCTGCTCGTCCCCCATTCGAGCACCACCTGGGTGTTCCTCTCCACCTTCCTGGGGGCCATGATCTTCTGGGTGATGGCGACCAACCAGTTCCACAAGTGGTCCCACACGGACAAGCCGCCCGCGCTCATCGGCTTCCTGCAGCGCGTGCACCTCATCCTGCCGCCGGACCACCACCGCGTGCACCACACGTCGCCCTACGACAAGTACTACTGCATCACCGTGGGGTGGATGAACAAGCCGCTGGCCCTCATCGGCTTCTTCTCCGGCATGGAGCGCCTCATCACCCGGGTGACGGGCCAGCTGCCGCGGCAGGACGACATCGGCACCGAGGCCGCCCTGGAGATCCTCCACACCCAGGAGCGCACCGAGCCGTCCGGCGAGGACGCCCCGGCGGCGCCCTCCACTCCCGTGCGCGCCGCCTGA
- the ftsE gene encoding cell division ATP-binding protein FtsE has product MIQMFHVYKSYPGDPPVLSDINLHVQKGEFVFLTGPSGAGKTTLLKLIFCAENATKGQILVGGRNIARIRESAVPYLRRNIGVVFQDFKLLPHRTVEDNVAFTLEVLGVPRAEARERVHRMLKLVGLQHKAGALPLKLSGGEQQRVVIARALVNDPTILLADEPTGNLDPALTVEIMDLLMAVNVRGTTVMVATHDTGLITRYQKRTLRLENGFVVSDEDGVKAARRVSAG; this is encoded by the coding sequence ATGATCCAGATGTTCCACGTGTACAAGTCGTACCCGGGCGATCCCCCCGTCCTCTCCGACATCAACCTGCATGTGCAGAAGGGCGAGTTCGTCTTCCTGACCGGGCCCTCGGGCGCGGGCAAGACGACGCTGCTCAAGCTCATCTTCTGCGCGGAGAACGCCACCAAGGGGCAGATCCTCGTGGGCGGGCGCAACATCGCACGCATCCGCGAGTCGGCCGTGCCCTACCTGCGGCGCAACATCGGGGTGGTGTTCCAGGACTTCAAGCTCCTGCCGCACCGCACGGTCGAGGACAACGTGGCCTTCACGCTGGAGGTGCTGGGCGTGCCCCGCGCCGAGGCGCGCGAGCGCGTGCACCGCATGCTCAAGCTCGTGGGCCTGCAGCACAAGGCGGGCGCGCTGCCGCTCAAGCTCTCCGGTGGTGAGCAGCAGCGCGTCGTCATCGCCCGCGCGCTCGTCAACGATCCCACCATCCTCCTGGCCGACGAGCCCACGGGCAACCTGGACCCCGCGCTCACCGTGGAGATCATGGACCTGCTCATGGCGGTGAACGTGCGGGGCACCACGGTGATGGTGGCCACGCACGACACCGGGCTCATCACCCGCTACCAGAAGCGCACCTTGCGGCTGGAGAACGGGTTCGTCGTGTCCGACGAGGACGGGGTGAAGGCCGCGCGGCGGGTGTCGGCCGGATGA
- a CDS encoding cell division protein FtsX → MSALAKTAYFWRSAASGLKHAPFVHFIAVTTIAIALFSAGLAQALGQRLDGLLGSLGGEVQVTVYLSPGLDEEGATVLRERMETRSGGRASLVPPQAALERLARELGDLGEALAQLPENPLPPSLELQVPAERRTPGALRALAEELRELPGVTGVDYGEEAVERLSSIAKALRLGGWVAFGVVLVATVIIVSATLQLAIYARREEIEIQKLVGATDRFVKVPFLIEGFLQGLLGAAVALGGLVLFERLVGPWMTSLFAFLIGPGGSTPLVEPVLALRLLVAGCVLGLGGSFIAVGRFLRV, encoded by the coding sequence ATGAGCGCGCTGGCCAAGACGGCGTACTTCTGGCGCTCGGCGGCCTCGGGGCTCAAGCACGCCCCCTTCGTGCACTTCATCGCGGTGACCACCATCGCCATCGCCCTGTTCTCCGCGGGGCTCGCGCAGGCGCTGGGCCAGCGGCTCGACGGCCTCCTGGGCTCACTCGGGGGCGAGGTGCAGGTGACGGTGTACCTGTCGCCCGGTCTCGACGAGGAGGGCGCCACCGTGCTGCGCGAGCGCATGGAGACGCGCAGCGGCGGCCGGGCCTCGCTCGTGCCGCCCCAGGCCGCGCTCGAGCGGCTGGCGCGGGAGCTCGGGGACTTGGGGGAGGCGCTCGCGCAGTTGCCGGAGAACCCCCTGCCGCCCTCGCTGGAGCTGCAGGTGCCCGCCGAGCGGCGCACGCCCGGCGCCCTGCGCGCCCTGGCCGAGGAGCTGCGCGAGCTGCCCGGCGTCACCGGCGTGGACTACGGCGAGGAGGCCGTGGAGCGGCTGTCCTCCATCGCCAAGGCCCTGCGCCTGGGCGGCTGGGTGGCGTTCGGGGTGGTGCTGGTCGCCACGGTGATCATCGTGTCCGCCACGCTCCAGCTCGCCATCTACGCGCGGCGCGAGGAGATCGAAATCCAGAAGCTGGTGGGCGCCACGGACCGCTTCGTGAAGGTCCCCTTCCTGATCGAGGGCTTCCTCCAGGGGCTGCTCGGCGCGGCGGTGGCGCTCGGGGGCCTGGTCCTGTTCGAGCGACTGGTGGGGCCGTGGATGACCTCGCTCTTCGCCTTCCTGATTGGCCCGGGGGGCTCGACGCCGCTCGTGGAGCCCGTCCTGGCGCTGCGGCTGCTCGTGGCCGGGTGCGTGCTGGGCCTGGGGGGCAGCTTCATCGCGGTGGGGCGCTTCTTGCGCGTATGA
- a CDS encoding murein hydrolase activator EnvC family protein, translating to MSRLLVLALVLFASAASSQEESAERRAVREKLATQRAALALIESRKVSALEVLEMVEQRASTSAQRVKLLEKDLSLFRKRLAVAEQEDEVTREVLREQMRRLSPRLWTMYRMMRRRPLEVLLDAKDFSAMVWRSRALRATLEEDLRQLRTVQRVARLRRQVSTELRRLQGSLDTRLDFLREQATLARAQQEALEEVVGTIKGEAELARRMVRELEVADGDLTRVIQEMNEGPATSGFGALKGKLPFPAPGVIEVGFGRVINPRFNTVTVQKGVDIRAAAGTPVHAVAEGTVAYAGWMRGYGNLLILDHGGGYHSLLAHLASVLPQVGDQVAAGTPVGEVGDTGSLKGAYLYFEIRRAGQAVDPAPWLAASR from the coding sequence ATGAGCCGCCTGCTCGTCCTCGCTCTGGTGCTGTTCGCGAGCGCGGCCTCCAGCCAGGAGGAGTCCGCGGAGCGCCGGGCCGTGCGCGAGAAGCTGGCCACCCAGCGCGCGGCGCTCGCGCTCATCGAGTCGCGCAAGGTGTCCGCCCTGGAGGTGCTGGAGATGGTGGAGCAGCGCGCGTCCACGAGCGCCCAGCGCGTGAAGCTGCTCGAGAAGGACCTGTCCCTGTTCCGCAAGCGCCTGGCGGTGGCCGAGCAGGAGGACGAGGTGACGCGCGAGGTGCTGCGCGAGCAGATGCGCCGCCTGTCGCCCCGGCTGTGGACGATGTACCGGATGATGCGCCGCCGGCCCCTGGAGGTGCTGCTGGACGCCAAGGACTTCTCCGCCATGGTGTGGCGCTCGCGCGCGCTCCGGGCCACGCTGGAGGAGGACCTGCGGCAACTGCGCACGGTGCAGCGCGTGGCCCGGCTGCGGCGCCAGGTCTCCACCGAGCTGCGCCGGTTGCAGGGCTCCTTGGACACACGGCTCGACTTCCTCCGTGAGCAGGCCACGCTCGCCCGGGCGCAGCAGGAGGCGCTGGAGGAAGTGGTGGGCACCATCAAGGGCGAGGCGGAGCTGGCGCGGCGCATGGTGCGCGAGCTGGAGGTGGCGGATGGGGACCTCACCCGCGTCATCCAGGAGATGAACGAGGGGCCCGCCACCTCGGGTTTCGGCGCCCTCAAGGGCAAGCTGCCCTTTCCCGCGCCGGGCGTCATCGAGGTGGGCTTCGGCCGCGTCATCAACCCGCGCTTCAACACCGTCACCGTGCAGAAGGGCGTGGACATCCGCGCCGCCGCGGGCACGCCCGTGCACGCCGTGGCCGAGGGCACCGTCGCCTACGCGGGCTGGATGCGCGGCTATGGCAACCTGCTCATCCTGGACCATGGCGGGGGCTACCACTCCCTGCTCGCGCACCTGGCCTCGGTGCTTCCCCAGGTGGGGGACCAGGTCGCCGCCGGCACGCCCGTGGGCGAGGTCGGTGACACCGGCTCGCTCAAGGGCGCCTACCTGTATTTCGAAATCCGCCGCGCCGGCCAGGCCGTGGATCCCGCGCCCTGGCTCGCGGCTTCTCGCTGA
- a CDS encoding oxidoreductase: protein MTSSRPPIRVGLLGYGLSGALFHAPLLAADPAFSLVAIATQRAADVARAWPAARVVTPDALLADPSIDLVIVASPNDSHASLAERALRAGKHVVVEKPFTLDAAEALRLDAFATERGLCLTVFHSRRWDGDFLTVRRLLEDGRLGRLFSFESHYDRFRPQVKARWKEDAVPGAGTLWDLGAHLLDQALLLFGMPDSLDADVGQQREGARAPDWFHLVLRYGELRVLLHSGSVVHEPWHRFVLQGEQGAWHKTGLDPQEEQLRAGLRPGQAGWGLEPAERHGRLSQGGSVPTLPGCYEDFYRRLARAVVGEGPVPVTAASAAQVIQLIQAAERSAREGRRVHLAPGST, encoded by the coding sequence ATGACCTCCTCCCGACCTCCCATCCGCGTGGGCCTGCTGGGCTACGGCCTGTCCGGCGCGCTCTTCCACGCGCCCCTGCTCGCCGCCGACCCCGCCTTCTCCCTCGTGGCCATCGCCACCCAGCGCGCCGCGGACGTGGCGCGCGCCTGGCCCGCCGCACGCGTGGTCACCCCGGACGCGCTCCTGGCGGACCCCTCGATCGACCTCGTCATCGTCGCCTCGCCCAATGACTCGCACGCGTCGCTCGCCGAGCGGGCGCTCCGGGCCGGCAAGCACGTGGTCGTGGAGAAGCCCTTCACCCTGGACGCGGCCGAGGCGCTGCGGCTCGATGCGTTCGCGACCGAGCGCGGCCTGTGCCTCACCGTCTTCCACAGCCGACGCTGGGACGGGGACTTCCTCACCGTGCGGCGGCTGCTCGAGGACGGGCGGCTCGGCCGGCTGTTCAGCTTCGAGAGCCACTACGATCGTTTCCGCCCCCAGGTGAAGGCGCGCTGGAAGGAGGACGCCGTGCCCGGCGCGGGCACCCTGTGGGACCTGGGCGCGCACCTGCTCGATCAGGCGCTCCTGCTCTTCGGGATGCCGGACTCCCTCGACGCGGACGTGGGCCAGCAGCGCGAGGGCGCACGAGCCCCGGACTGGTTCCACCTGGTGCTGCGCTACGGCGAGCTGCGGGTCCTGCTGCACTCGGGCTCGGTGGTGCACGAGCCGTGGCACCGCTTCGTGCTGCAAGGCGAGCAGGGCGCCTGGCACAAGACGGGCCTGGACCCCCAGGAGGAGCAGCTCCGGGCCGGACTGCGGCCGGGTCAGGCCGGCTGGGGCCTGGAGCCCGCCGAGCGCCATGGTCGCCTGAGCCAGGGAGGGAGCGTGCCCACGCTTCCGGGCTGCTACGAGGACTTCTACCGGCGGCTCGCCCGCGCCGTGGTGGGGGAGGGCCCCGTGCCCGTCACCGCGGCGAGCGCCGCCCAGGTCATCCAGCTCATCCAGGCCGCCGAGCGCTCCGCGCGCGAGGGCCGCAGGGTCCACCTGGCGCCCGGGAGCACTTAG
- a CDS encoding alpha/beta fold hydrolase: MNLISGLQEVSRRMLVARGVRSESVVLAGQRLHHFSMKGSGKGPPLLLVHGLGGAAAGFGRVLLPLARRFSRVFAVDLPGHGFSPEYCLGPVCVRGQYDMLVEYCRTVVGEPAFVVGNSLGGALSAQLAAEHPEFVRALGLVAPAGADVGPEAIREVLAAMDVKTAEQSRALTQRLFHRPPWAMLFFADMLRGVYSTPAVRALSADALATGDYLKPEQLQRLEMPVMFVWGGSEKLLPRQSLAFFQAHLPPHSKVKVVEGFGHIPHVERPGEFVSELVQFADGAGL, from the coding sequence GTGAACCTCATCTCAGGACTCCAGGAAGTCTCGCGGCGCATGTTGGTGGCGCGCGGGGTGCGCTCGGAATCGGTGGTGCTCGCCGGTCAGCGGCTGCACCACTTCTCGATGAAGGGCAGCGGCAAGGGTCCGCCGCTCCTGCTCGTGCATGGCCTGGGGGGCGCCGCCGCCGGCTTCGGCCGGGTCCTGCTGCCCCTGGCCCGGCGCTTCTCGCGGGTGTTCGCGGTGGACCTGCCCGGCCACGGCTTCTCCCCGGAGTACTGCCTGGGCCCCGTCTGCGTGCGGGGCCAGTACGACATGCTGGTGGAGTACTGCCGCACGGTGGTGGGCGAGCCCGCCTTCGTCGTGGGCAACTCCCTGGGGGGCGCCCTGTCGGCGCAGCTCGCGGCCGAGCATCCGGAGTTCGTGCGCGCGCTGGGGCTCGTGGCGCCCGCGGGCGCGGACGTGGGGCCCGAGGCCATCCGCGAGGTGCTCGCGGCCATGGACGTGAAGACCGCCGAGCAGTCGCGCGCGCTCACCCAGCGCCTGTTCCACCGGCCGCCCTGGGCGATGCTCTTCTTCGCCGACATGCTCCGGGGCGTGTACTCCACGCCGGCGGTGCGGGCGCTGAGCGCGGACGCCCTGGCCACGGGCGATTACCTCAAGCCCGAGCAGCTCCAGCGGCTGGAGATGCCGGTGATGTTCGTGTGGGGTGGCAGTGAAAAACTCCTGCCGCGGCAGAGCCTCGCCTTCTTCCAGGCCCACCTGCCGCCGCACTCGAAGGTGAAGGTGGTGGAGGGCTTCGGCCACATCCCCCACGTGGAGCGGCCGGGCGAGTTCGTGTCCGAATTGGTCCAGTTCGCGGACGGCGCGGGGTTGTAG